In one Geoglobus acetivorans genomic region, the following are encoded:
- a CDS encoding DUF736 family protein, which produces MPQHKQNAGKKYLAGMVDFGILGRREAYLFKNEKREKDTQPAFRLVIREGDTWKEVGAFWVREVKQKEPEEEVFDMTG; this is translated from the coding sequence TTGCCCCAGCATAAGCAGAACGCGGGCAAAAAGTACCTTGCAGGAATGGTGGATTTTGGAATACTTGGCAGGAGAGAGGCATACCTCTTCAAGAACGAAAAAAGAGAGAAAGACACTCAACCGGCCTTCAGACTGGTTATCAGGGAAGGAGACACATGGAAGGAAGTTGGCGCTTTCTGGGTCAGAGAGGTCAAGCAGAAAGAGCCTGAGGAGGAAGTTTTCGACATGACGGGGTGA